From a region of the Acinetobacter larvae genome:
- a CDS encoding RsiV family protein — protein sequence MLKTRMVMMLTIIGTVGLLSACQPQKKQENKLEESAASAAEAEQPRIILDGRAEPLRLQLPECSGKNCPDFAVERLHSNQFVLDELIDQAIVTQLQQSLGEEESTKPNASSVVHTQLAASQATLAVQSPAEQLQTQVQPYLTQFLKLNEELNTLGAKHKMSLSISPKILNSTPPLATVVLNSSSYLGGAHGASAQNYYNFDLEKQKVMNLKDIVLNKQYPALNKLAYAAFQSWIKDNNLANSVQDYEQTWSFKMTNNFYLGKQGLILQYAEYEIGPYVVGLPRLVLPYAQLKGILKEQYIPAEANLNASSAVQPE from the coding sequence ATGCTAAAAACACGCATGGTCATGATGCTAACGATCATTGGGACAGTGGGGCTGTTAAGTGCTTGTCAACCACAGAAAAAACAAGAGAATAAATTAGAAGAGTCTGCGGCATCCGCTGCCGAGGCTGAACAACCACGTATTATATTGGATGGACGTGCTGAGCCATTGCGTTTGCAATTACCAGAGTGCAGTGGTAAAAATTGTCCAGATTTTGCCGTGGAACGCTTACACAGCAATCAGTTTGTGTTGGATGAGCTGATCGACCAAGCGATTGTCACGCAGTTGCAACAGTCATTGGGTGAAGAAGAATCGACTAAGCCGAATGCCAGTTCGGTGGTACATACGCAGCTTGCTGCCAGTCAAGCTACTTTGGCGGTGCAATCCCCAGCAGAACAATTACAAACTCAAGTACAGCCTTATTTGACGCAGTTCTTAAAACTGAACGAAGAGCTCAATACCTTAGGGGCAAAACATAAAATGAGTCTGAGTATTAGCCCTAAGATTTTAAATTCGACCCCGCCTTTGGCGACGGTGGTACTCAATAGCAGTAGTTATTTGGGGGGAGCACATGGTGCTTCTGCACAAAATTATTATAATTTTGATTTAGAAAAGCAAAAGGTCATGAACCTAAAAGATATTGTCCTAAATAAACAATATCCAGCATTAAATAAACTTGCCTATGCCGCATTTCAAAGCTGGATCAAAGACAATAATCTGGCAAATTCTGTACAAGATTATGAGCAAACATGGTCTTTTAAAATGACCAATAATTTTTATTTGGGGAAACAGGGTTTAATTTTGCAGTATGCTGAATATGAAATTGGACCTTATGTGGTGGGGTTACCGCGTTTAGTTTTACCTTATGCACAATTAAAAGGTATTTTAAAAGAGCAATATATTCCAGCTGAGGCGAATCTAAATGCCAGTAGCGCAGTACAACCTGAGTAA
- a CDS encoding dihydrofolate reductase family protein, with protein MSLQIIGYIATSADGYIATEDGRFDFLTAYQHIDCGYDAFIQDIDIIVMGRKTYEVICAFGEAWPYPHQKGFIVSSQADLPLVHPSLQLWQHSPAALVDMLKQQYHGRVWVVGGTQLQNTFIENNLLNRLEIYEMPVLLGAGIPLFPQNKIQAVALKSIQAEMIANTIIKKTYLF; from the coding sequence ATGTCGTTACAGATTATAGGTTATATCGCAACCAGTGCAGATGGTTATATTGCAACTGAGGATGGTCGTTTTGATTTTCTCACAGCGTACCAACATATTGATTGCGGTTATGATGCATTCATTCAGGATATTGATATTATCGTGATGGGACGAAAAACCTATGAAGTTATTTGTGCTTTTGGTGAAGCTTGGCCTTATCCGCATCAAAAAGGTTTTATTGTTAGTTCTCAGGCAGATTTACCGCTTGTGCACCCATCTTTACAACTTTGGCAACACAGCCCAGCGGCATTGGTTGACATGCTTAAACAGCAATATCATGGTCGGGTATGGGTGGTTGGTGGAACACAATTGCAGAATACATTTATTGAAAATAATCTGTTAAATCGGTTAGAAATTTATGAGATGCCAGTATTACTTGGTGCAGGTATTCCATTGTTTCCTCAGAATAAGATACAAGCAGTCGCTTTAAAATCGATCCAAGCAGAGATGATTGCCAATACGATTATTAAAAAAACCTACCTTTTTTAA
- a CDS encoding TatD family hydrolase, translating to MLPYALFDTHTHFDVEEFALDRIELAQQAKARGVEKLLLIGFVAERFQALQQTQQQLQQVDQTPQCLLAPGLHPVYVEQHRPADLQALERFLNRYSCVAIGEIGLDRFLPQHKNAAIQAQQQQYFMAQIELAKRYDLPVLLHIRKAHAECLAILKQLKFQHGGIAHAFSGGVEEAKALVKLGFKLGITGQITQPNAKKLLQVVQQLGAEHLVIETDCPDMTPRCCYDQHQSRQRNTPANLPYVLTALAEVLQMPCATLAEILWRNSHQALRL from the coding sequence ATGCTGCCTTATGCTTTATTTGATACCCATACGCACTTTGATGTCGAAGAATTTGCGCTGGATCGTATTGAGTTGGCGCAGCAGGCCAAAGCGCGTGGGGTGGAAAAGCTGTTGTTGATTGGCTTTGTGGCTGAGCGATTTCAGGCTTTACAGCAAACACAGCAACAATTACAGCAGGTCGATCAGACCCCACAATGTTTATTGGCACCAGGGCTACATCCAGTATATGTTGAACAGCATCGACCAGCAGACTTGCAAGCTTTAGAACGGTTTTTAAATCGCTATTCATGTGTGGCCATTGGTGAAATTGGTTTAGATCGTTTTTTGCCACAGCATAAAAATGCTGCTATACAAGCGCAACAACAACAGTATTTTATGGCGCAAATTGAGCTGGCGAAGCGCTATGATTTACCGGTTTTATTGCATATTCGTAAGGCACATGCTGAATGTCTAGCTATTTTAAAGCAGCTTAAATTTCAGCATGGTGGTATTGCGCATGCTTTTAGTGGTGGGGTAGAAGAAGCCAAAGCTTTGGTAAAACTGGGGTTTAAACTTGGTATTACGGGGCAGATTACTCAGCCGAATGCTAAAAAACTCTTGCAGGTGGTTCAGCAATTGGGCGCAGAGCATTTGGTGATTGAAACGGATTGTCCAGATATGACACCACGCTGTTGCTATGATCAGCATCAAAGTAGACAACGTAATACCCCTGCCAATTTACCTTATGTTTTAACGGCTTTGGCAGAGGTATTACAAATGCCATGTGCGACATTGGCTGAGATTTTATGGCGCAATAGCCATCAGGCACTGCGCTTATAA
- a CDS encoding peptide chain release factor 3: MSQDELSKQVKARRTFAIISHPDAGKTTMTEKLLLWGKAIQVAGMVKSRKSDRGATSDWMEMEKERGISITTSVMQFPYKNHVINLLDTPGHEDFSEDTYRTLTAVDSALMVIDGAKGVEERTIKLMDVCRMRDTPIISFVNKMDREIREPLELLDEIENVLKIRCVPITWPLGMGRDFAGVYHITEEKLYLYKAGFGSTITEIEVRDGYDYPDIREKVGDLAFAAFEESLELVQMANEPLDREQFLQGKQTPVLFGTALGNFAVDHVLDAFLNWAPEPKAHPTKEREVAATESVFSGFVFKIQANMDPKHRDRIAFMRVCSGKYEKGLKMNHVRIGKEVRISDALTFLAGEREQLEEAWPGDIIGLHNHGTIQIGDTFTSGENLHFTGIPHFAPEMFRRVRLRDPLKSKQLQKGLKELSEEGATQVFMPQGNNDLIVGAVGVLQFDVVAYRLKEEYKVDCIYEPVNINTVRWVSCDDEKKFNEFKKKAYDQLSVDGGGHLTYLAPSRVNLQLMQERYPDIIFNATREH; the protein is encoded by the coding sequence ATGTCTCAAGATGAACTAAGCAAGCAGGTAAAGGCACGCAGAACCTTCGCCATTATTTCGCATCCCGATGCGGGTAAGACCACCATGACTGAAAAACTGCTGTTGTGGGGCAAAGCCATTCAAGTTGCGGGGATGGTCAAAAGCCGTAAATCTGACCGTGGTGCAACCTCGGACTGGATGGAAATGGAAAAAGAACGTGGTATTTCGATTACCACCTCAGTAATGCAGTTTCCGTATAAAAATCATGTCATTAATTTGCTGGATACTCCAGGACATGAAGACTTCTCCGAAGATACTTACCGCACTTTGACCGCAGTGGATTCTGCCTTAATGGTGATTGATGGCGCCAAAGGCGTGGAAGAGCGCACCATTAAATTGATGGATGTCTGTCGCATGCGCGATACGCCAATCATCTCTTTTGTCAACAAAATGGACCGTGAAATCCGTGAGCCTTTAGAGCTATTAGACGAAATTGAAAATGTACTCAAAATTCGTTGTGTTCCCATTACTTGGCCATTGGGGATGGGGCGTGATTTTGCAGGGGTCTATCATATTACCGAAGAAAAGCTCTATCTTTATAAAGCGGGCTTCGGTTCGACCATTACAGAGATTGAAGTTCGTGATGGTTATGATTATCCCGATATCCGTGAAAAAGTGGGCGATCTTGCATTTGCTGCTTTTGAAGAGTCCTTAGAGTTGGTGCAAATGGCGAATGAGCCTTTGGACCGTGAGCAATTTTTACAAGGTAAGCAAACACCGGTATTGTTTGGTACAGCATTGGGGAACTTTGCGGTTGACCATGTTCTCGATGCTTTCTTAAATTGGGCACCAGAACCTAAAGCTCATCCAACCAAAGAACGTGAAGTGGCTGCAACTGAATCCGTTTTTTCTGGCTTTGTCTTTAAAATTCAGGCCAATATGGACCCTAAACACCGTGACCGTATTGCCTTTATGCGTGTGTGTTCAGGTAAGTATGAAAAAGGCTTAAAAATGAACCATGTCCGTATTGGTAAAGAGGTCCGTATTAGTGATGCATTAACGTTCTTGGCGGGTGAACGTGAGCAGTTAGAAGAAGCATGGCCGGGTGATATTATTGGTCTACATAACCACGGTACCATTCAAATTGGTGATACCTTTACTTCGGGTGAAAATTTACATTTCACAGGAATTCCACACTTTGCACCAGAAATGTTCCGTCGGGTACGTTTACGAGATCCATTAAAATCCAAACAGCTACAAAAAGGCTTAAAAGAACTGTCTGAAGAAGGTGCAACACAAGTCTTTATGCCACAAGGCAATAATGACTTAATCGTTGGTGCTGTCGGCGTTTTGCAGTTTGATGTAGTGGCTTATCGTCTAAAAGAAGAATACAAAGTGGATTGTATTTATGAGCCAGTTAATATCAATACTGTGCGTTGGGTGTCTTGTGATGATGAGAAAAAGTTTAACGAATTTAAGAAGAAAGCCTATGACCAGCTGTCTGTTGATGGTGGCGGACATTTGACTTACTTGGCACCTAGTCGCGTCAATTTGCAATTGATGCAGGAGCGTTATCCAGACATTATCTTCAATGCAACACGTGAACATTAA
- the ppa gene encoding inorganic diphosphatase, with translation MSFNKISAGIHPPEDFYSIIEIPAYASPIKYEVNKAYDALLVDRFLSTAMSYPANYGYIPQSLSEDGDPLDVLVLAPHAVVAGSVIRSRPIGVMYMEDEHGLDAKIIAVPHPKLSAVYDRVNALTDLAKLELDRIQHFFEHYKDLETGKWMRFNGWGDRDAAQQEILKSVQAYATQHDHH, from the coding sequence ATGAGTTTTAATAAAATTTCTGCTGGTATACACCCACCTGAAGATTTCTATAGCATCATTGAAATCCCAGCATATGCCAGTCCAATCAAATACGAAGTCAATAAAGCATATGATGCTTTATTGGTTGATCGCTTTCTCAGTACAGCCATGAGTTATCCAGCCAATTATGGTTATATTCCACAGAGCTTAAGTGAGGATGGTGATCCATTAGATGTTCTGGTGTTGGCTCCTCATGCCGTGGTTGCGGGGAGTGTAATTCGTAGTCGTCCTATAGGCGTGATGTATATGGAAGATGAGCATGGGCTCGATGCCAAGATCATTGCCGTGCCCCATCCCAAACTCAGTGCAGTATATGATAGGGTAAACGCCCTGACGGACTTAGCCAAACTTGAACTGGATAGAATCCAGCATTTCTTTGAGCATTATAAAGACTTAGAAACAGGAAAATGGATGCGCTTTAATGGTTGGGGAGATCGTGACGCCGCCCAGCAAGAGATTTTAAAATCCGTTCAAGCCTATGCCACCCAACACGATCATCATTGA